TGAACGACGGATCACTCTGGGTGGGCACGTCTTATGGCCTTATCAAACATGCTAGAGAGAATCCCGGCGCCGATATTTTCGACAATCAATTGCACAATGTACGATGGGTTCGCGAAGATGCCCAGAAACGCATCTGGCTAATGACGGTCAACGAGGGGCTGCACTACTGGCAGGACGGCGAGTTGAACCCATTTCCAGACACTTGGCTAACTGAGCACCTGCATAGTGCGGCTGTAGTGGATCATCAAGGACGGGTTTGGGTCGGTGGCACACAAGGGCTACGTTGCTACGATGCCGGTTTTCAACGACTGGAAATTCCCCCGTTCACGCACGATCTGCGATTCCTATTCGTGGATCGAAACGGTGTGCTTTGGATCGGCACCACGACCCAGGGCTTGGCATGCTACAAGAATGGCGTATTCAGTTTTCTCAGACAGGACGACGGGCTAGCGAACAATTTCGTCACCAGCATCTTCGAGGATCGCGAAGGCAGCCTTTGGGTCGGCACCCGCGAAGGCCTGAACCAACTCTCCGATGTCAAATTCCCTATCTACTCCGAGGCCCAAGGGGTGCTCGGCGGATTGTGCCACGGCGTCAGCGCCGCAGCAAACGGAGGGCTTTGGATCAGCACCAGTCGTGGGCTCACCCATTTTGATGGTCGCAATGCTACGAACTACACCGAAGCGGATGGGCTGTTCAACAACTACACAAAACGAACTTTCGAGGCTAGAAACGGCGATGTGTACTTGATCAACGGCAGGCAAGGCATCGACATCCTATCGGAAGGCGTGGTAGTCGCGAATCTTCAAAGCGACAGCTGGCCGACAGCCTTTGCGGAGGACAGTCAGGGCGTAATCGTGTCAGTGGCTGGCACATTGAGAAGGGTCAGCCGCGAGGGGTTCGCTCCCTACGAAATCGACGGCCAAGCTCCCCTGCAAATTCCGTGGATACGCGATCTGCTGACCAGCCGAGACGGCGCCCTCTGGGTCGCGTCCGTCGATGGAATCCTACGCATCAAAGACGGAACCGTAAGGAAATGGACCACTGAAGACGGCTTGGTAAACCACGATGCGTATTCACTATGTGAGGACAACCAGGGTATTATTTGGGCGGGGCTCAGGACTGGCATCGGGCGCATCAAGGACGACCGAATAAAAATCATAAGCCGAAGCGACGGTTTGCTCGATGATACCGTCTATGCCATTGTGCCGGACGATCTTGGCAGTCTCTGGTTCAACTCCAGCCAGGGAATCTTTCGGGTCAGCCTGAAGCAGTTGAATGATTTCGCCGACGGAAAACGCGGGCAGGTGACGTCGGAGGCCTTCAATGCGCAGAACATGATCAAGACCATCGACACGGCTGAAGTGGAGTTCATGGGCTGCAAGACCGCCGATGGCAGGATCTGGTTTCCTACCCCGCTAGGCGCCGTGGCCATCGACCCAGCGAACATTCCAGTCAACCAAGTCGCGCCGCCGGTTCATATCGAACGCGTTCGAGCCAACTCACGGGAGCTCGCGGTCCGCGAAGCTCAAAAGGTGCCGCCGGGCCCGGGCGAGTTAGAGTTCCATTTCACCGCCCCCAGTTTCGTCGCACCGGAAAAAACACGCTTCCGTTACCAGCTGGAGGGTTACGACCCGGACTGGGTGGAAACCGAAAATCGGCGCCAAGCGTTCTATACCAACCTCAAGCCAGGTCGCTATAACTTTCGCGTCACCGCCGCGAACGCTGACGGCGTCTGGAACTCCCAGGCCACGGTTCTTGGAGTCGTATTGCAACCACACTTCTATCAAGCCACTTGGTTCTTTATTCTGAGCAGTTGTGTAGGGCTGGGCGGACTCGTAGGGGCCTATCGTTGGCGGGTTAGCGTACTGCATCGCCGGGAGCAGGAACTGCAAGAGAACAGGATATTGCTTGAAAACGAAGTCCGGCATCGAACGGCCGAGCTCGAAAGCGCCAACCGCGAACTGGAAGCCTTCAGTTATTCCGTCTCACACGACCTTAGGGCTCCATTGCGACATGTCGATGGCTATGTCGACCTTTTGGTTTCTCGATGCCGCGATGGACTGAGCGAGAAGTGTCAACACTATTTGGATACAATAGCCAGCTCCGTAAACAGGATGGGTATCCTGATCGACGATCTGCTTCATTTCTCCCGCACTGGGCGCATCGAAATAAAGCTAAGAAACCTTGATATGAACAAGGCTCTGCAGCTCGCGCTCGACGAGCTCGCAGAGAGCTGCGAGGGCCGCTCCATCAAATGGGTCATAGGAACGCTCCCTCCCGTCGAAGGAGATCTTTCTTTGATCCGTCAGGTCTGGGTGAATCTTTTGGGCAACGCCATAAAGTACACTAGAAATAAACAGAATGCCCGGATAGAAGTGAGTTCCAGAATGGAGGATGGCAAAATCGTATTCACAGTTTCTGACAATGGAGCGGGCTTCGACATGCGCTACGCGGATCGACTATTCGGAGTGTTTCAGCGCATGCACTCCGAGGACGAGTTCGAAGGAACCGGCATCGGGTTGGCATTGGTTCACCGCATCGTCACCCGCCACGGCGGCCGGGTCTGGGCGGAATCGGAAGTAGGCAAAGGCGCGACTTTCCATTTCACGCTACCTCGAGCCCGATAAACAAGGCCCTCGCACCTCTAGAGGTGTACGGAAACGCCCTATCAGCCGCACCCAGCTACATTCGCAGTTCTGCGTTTGCTTGTCACGCCTCCGGCTGTTTCGGCATGGGCGCAAAAAGCGCTACGGCTTGGCTACGGGAATGAACGTGAAGCTTTTCATAAATCCGCCGAACATGCGTATTCACGGTTTGATAGCTTATGCCTAAGTCTGCCGCAATCTCCTTGTAGAGATGTCCTTGAGCAAGAAGCCGAAGCACTTCGGTCTCACGTTTCGAAAGGTCATCGGATGGGTTCCTAACGGGTGCAGTGCGATTGAGAGACTCGACCACCTTCCGAGCAATGCTACTGGTCATTGGCGAGCCGCCCGCGTACACCTCGCACACCGCTGACAACAGAGCTTTCCGATCGGTGGACTTTAGCAAGTATCCAGTCGCTCCCGATGACAGCGCATCGAATACATATTCGGAGTCCTCGTAGGCTGTTAACATGACAAACTGAGTCTGCGGCAGGCGCTCCTTCAGCCTTTTGACAAATTCGATTCCACTCAAGCCGGGCAGGTTAATGTCTACCAACGCGACGTCCGGAACGATCCTATCGATGCGAGACATGGCGCTTTCCGCGTCCGCGTAGCTTCCCACACAGGCAAATCCTGGAGCCTCATCAATCCATTCAGTTAGCAGCTCGAGAAGCTTCTTGTCGTCATCGATCACGGCAACGGTGACGATCGAGTTTTTCGATGAAAGAATGTTGTCGTTGGTCATGCTCGAATGGAGTGCGACGTTGAGACAAAGCGTGCGCCAAGCCGGCGAACCCTCAGCTGACATTTGCCCGGCGCGCTTTTGCCCCAAAGCGACGCCAACATAGATTGACTCTAAGGGCACGGCAAGCGCCCGAAGACGAGTTTTCGTGGATTCGCAACTGCTAAACCGAAATTTTACCACTCGGAAAGGCAGGCCGCAAGCGTCGACCTCAATGCGCCTTCCGCAGGCCCATTCCACGATAAACCTCTTGGCCTTGCAAATCGACGAATAGAGTGAAAAATTGCGATCGCGTAGGTCGTTTGCGCCCATGGACTTCTCCGAATCTTCCTCGTAACCCCTGACATCCCCAGCCCTATCGTTTCATGAACCAACTTGGAAAAATACTATTGGTCGAGGACGACTCTAGAGATGTCGAGCTCACCTTGATGGCCCTTGAGAAATACAAGCTCTCAAACAAGATCGTGGTGACTCGAGACGGAGTGGAAGCCTTGGACTACCTATACAAAAGGGGAAAGTTCGAAAACACATCAAACGATCTTCCTGTGGTGATCCTTCTTGATCTGAAGATGCCCAGAATGAACGGAATAGAGGTCATCCGAACTTTGAAATCAGACGAGCGAATGAGGATCATCCCCATCGTCGTGCTCACTTCTTCGCAAGAGGATTTGGACCTCAAAGAATGCTATAGACTTGGAGTGAACGCGTATGTCGTAAAGCCCGTCCGCTTCAGTGAATTTGTTGAAGCTGTAGAAAACATAGGCGTGTTCTGGGCATTGCTAAACGAGCTACCGAAAGTCGACTCCTGAAGGAAACGCCATGATCCAAGATCAAATCAAAATCCTCCACCTGGAGGACGATCATAGAGACGCGGATCTGATTGAAGCGCGCTTGGAGACGGCGGACATCGACCTCCGCATTCAGCATGTGCAAAAACGCCAGGACTACGAGGGAGCCTTGAAGGCGGGGCACTACGATCTTATCCTAGCCGACTACAAACTTCCCGCCTACGACGGGATCTCAGCCCTGCTCCATAGAAACGAAAACCATCCCGAAATTCCCTTCATCTTCGTATCGGGAACGATCGGCGAGAAAGCGGCGATCGAAGGACTGACCCAAGGAGCTACCGACTACATTCTCAAGCAGGACATGACCCGGCTCCCTTCCGCGATTAGTCGCGCCATCAGCGAGGCTAAGATCGAACGCGAACGCAGGGAGGCCGTGGAATCGCTTCGGGAATCCGAGACCAAGAAAACGCTCTTGAACACGATAGCGTCCATGTACCTATCCGCATCGGAGGGACTTATCACCGCGGACATCCTCAACTTCCTGGTTGGGTTGTTCGATAGCGAATCAGGTTCCTGTGGTTACTTTCTGGAGGATGGCGAGCTTGTCGTTCCGGATTTGGGCAAAAGCATTTGGAAGCCGTTACGGGCAGAATCCGGCGATACCAAGATCGCTAAGGAGCATTGGGAGAAAAGCATTTTGCATCCTCCCATCAGCGAGTGCCAGACCACTATTTTTCAGGCTCCTTGCGGGCTCCCGGGAGACGCTGCCGAATGCGAACATATGGTGTTCGCTCCCGTAGTAGACAGCGGCAAAACCATTGCCTTCCTGCTGCTGGGAAGAAGCCGCTCCCCTTATTCCAAGGAGGAGATCGCCCTTCTTGAGGAAATCGTCCGATTCATCTCGCCAGTCCTGAACGCAAGACTGGAGCGAGACAGGTACGACCGGCTTCGTCATCAAACAGAGATGAAGCTCATTTCCGCCAAAGAGAAGGCGGAGGAAAACGACCGGCTGAAAACCGCCTTCCTCCAAAACATATCCCACGAGATTCGCACACCGATGAATGCGATCTATGGATTTTCCACCCTTTTAGAAGATCCAACGCTTACCCTCGAAGAACAGAAAGGATTTATCGAAATAATCCGATCGAGCAGCACCCAACTGCTTTCGATCGTAACCGATATCTTGACCATTGCATCCATCGAAACCCATCAGCTGGATTCAAGCTTTGACACAGTATCCATAAAATGTATACTAGCTGAACTTTACACGATATTCCAACCGCAAGCGACCGAGCGCGGCATACGTCTTGTCGCTCCGCAAGCGACTACGGACGAAGATATCAATATCGAAAGCGATCGCTCAAAGCTCGTCCAAATCCTCAGCAATCTACTTTCAAACGCATTGAAATTTACCCATGAGGGATCTGTCGCATTCGGATATTCGATACAAAAGGACAGCGAGCCAAACTATCTCGAGTTCTTCGTCAGAGACACTGGCATCGGTATCGATCCCGATGCTCAGGAGGTCATTTTCAATCGCTTTCATCAGGCGGCCAAGAGCACGCACGAAGTCTATGGGGGGATGGGCCTGGGACTCTCAATATCCAAGGGCCTGGTGGAGTTGCTGGGCGGCAGCATTCGTGTCCAATCTCAGCCCGGCAAGGGTTCGACCTTTTTCGTCACCTTGCCCATTCCTTCGAAAGAACAAGCCGATACTCGAAGCCGATCCGAGGTAGAGACCAAGACTTCTACAAACAGAATTCGTAGAAAGGCCCTCATCGTCGAGGACGACAAAAATAGCTACGTCTATCTGGAGAGAGTGCTTCGAG
The DNA window shown above is from Pelagicoccus sp. SDUM812003 and carries:
- a CDS encoding two-component regulator propeller domain-containing protein codes for the protein MSFPRVEKICPVRQSLLAIGSALACLLFSQTAWAIDPAREIHQYNCQTWTRQNGLPANGINAVTQTIDGYLWLGTQSGLVRFDGVRFASIDLPDEARFPSRLVSSLDSSRTGGLWFGLTDGGFGYRDAKGEFFRPDSSIWPNPHLDVASICELNDGSLWVGTSYGLIKHARENPGADIFDNQLHNVRWVREDAQKRIWLMTVNEGLHYWQDGELNPFPDTWLTEHLHSAAVVDHQGRVWVGGTQGLRCYDAGFQRLEIPPFTHDLRFLFVDRNGVLWIGTTTQGLACYKNGVFSFLRQDDGLANNFVTSIFEDREGSLWVGTREGLNQLSDVKFPIYSEAQGVLGGLCHGVSAAANGGLWISTSRGLTHFDGRNATNYTEADGLFNNYTKRTFEARNGDVYLINGRQGIDILSEGVVVANLQSDSWPTAFAEDSQGVIVSVAGTLRRVSREGFAPYEIDGQAPLQIPWIRDLLTSRDGALWVASVDGILRIKDGTVRKWTTEDGLVNHDAYSLCEDNQGIIWAGLRTGIGRIKDDRIKIISRSDGLLDDTVYAIVPDDLGSLWFNSSQGIFRVSLKQLNDFADGKRGQVTSEAFNAQNMIKTIDTAEVEFMGCKTADGRIWFPTPLGAVAIDPANIPVNQVAPPVHIERVRANSRELAVREAQKVPPGPGELEFHFTAPSFVAPEKTRFRYQLEGYDPDWVETENRRQAFYTNLKPGRYNFRVTAANADGVWNSQATVLGVVLQPHFYQATWFFILSSCVGLGGLVGAYRWRVSVLHRREQELQENRILLENEVRHRTAELESANRELEAFSYSVSHDLRAPLRHVDGYVDLLVSRCRDGLSEKCQHYLDTIASSVNRMGILIDDLLHFSRTGRIEIKLRNLDMNKALQLALDELAESCEGRSIKWVIGTLPPVEGDLSLIRQVWVNLLGNAIKYTRNKQNARIEVSSRMEDGKIVFTVSDNGAGFDMRYADRLFGVFQRMHSEDEFEGTGIGLALVHRIVTRHGGRVWAESEVGKGATFHFTLPRAR
- a CDS encoding response regulator; this encodes MNQLGKILLVEDDSRDVELTLMALEKYKLSNKIVVTRDGVEALDYLYKRGKFENTSNDLPVVILLDLKMPRMNGIEVIRTLKSDERMRIIPIVVLTSSQEDLDLKECYRLGVNAYVVKPVRFSEFVEAVENIGVFWALLNELPKVDS
- a CDS encoding response regulator; amino-acid sequence: MIQDQIKILHLEDDHRDADLIEARLETADIDLRIQHVQKRQDYEGALKAGHYDLILADYKLPAYDGISALLHRNENHPEIPFIFVSGTIGEKAAIEGLTQGATDYILKQDMTRLPSAISRAISEAKIERERREAVESLRESETKKTLLNTIASMYLSASEGLITADILNFLVGLFDSESGSCGYFLEDGELVVPDLGKSIWKPLRAESGDTKIAKEHWEKSILHPPISECQTTIFQAPCGLPGDAAECEHMVFAPVVDSGKTIAFLLLGRSRSPYSKEEIALLEEIVRFISPVLNARLERDRYDRLRHQTEMKLISAKEKAEENDRLKTAFLQNISHEIRTPMNAIYGFSTLLEDPTLTLEEQKGFIEIIRSSSTQLLSIVTDILTIASIETHQLDSSFDTVSIKCILAELYTIFQPQATERGIRLVAPQATTDEDINIESDRSKLVQILSNLLSNALKFTHEGSVAFGYSIQKDSEPNYLEFFVRDTGIGIDPDAQEVIFNRFHQAAKSTHEVYGGMGLGLSISKGLVELLGGSIRVQSQPGKGSTFFVTLPIPSKEQADTRSRSEVETKTSTNRIRRKALIVEDDKNSYVYLERVLRDLGYQTVGAKNGSDAVSACRNDNDIELVLMDLKIPILDGYEAAKAIKKIRPSLRIIAQTAYVQDRDKLRDTEAFDDYIAKPMNKEQIEERLKR
- a CDS encoding response regulator transcription factor — translated: MGANDLRDRNFSLYSSICKAKRFIVEWACGRRIEVDACGLPFRVVKFRFSSCESTKTRLRALAVPLESIYVGVALGQKRAGQMSAEGSPAWRTLCLNVALHSSMTNDNILSSKNSIVTVAVIDDDKKLLELLTEWIDEAPGFACVGSYADAESAMSRIDRIVPDVALVDINLPGLSGIEFVKRLKERLPQTQFVMLTAYEDSEYVFDALSSGATGYLLKSTDRKALLSAVCEVYAGGSPMTSSIARKVVESLNRTAPVRNPSDDLSKRETEVLRLLAQGHLYKEIAADLGISYQTVNTHVRRIYEKLHVHSRSQAVALFAPMPKQPEA